The following nucleotide sequence is from Lytechinus variegatus isolate NC3 chromosome 12, Lvar_3.0, whole genome shotgun sequence.
ttaccctcgtgctggttaaaattttatctAATATTTTATTACAGTGTGGCCAATTTGCCCGGGAGGGGATTGTTCAGAACACATTTAGGCCCTATTTACATTCACTTTGACAAAACTGATATTTGTGCTAtgaattattcttttaaaaatcaatcaattatcacACGCCATTAGTCATACGAGTACGGCATCTAATTTTCTAATTGCCGCTAAAATCATTTCATGGATAATTACATTTGACGTGTCATTTTATATTGACTTACGTAACGTCGGAAAAGCTAACAAAAATTTGGGATGAGTGCAAGATTTGCTAATATAAGTAGGGACATAAGGGCATGTGTATTGGATAATCGAATGCTGAAAGCGATACGGCGGaatgaaagagggagaaaggtaGATGGCGAGAATAATAAGAAGATGcaggagaggaaaaagaagaaaataaataataagaagaacatgctgaagaaaggaaaaagaagaaatagtataataaaaaggaggaggaaaagaagaagaagaaggaaaaaagaagaaatagtagaaaaagaaggatgagaaagagaagaagataaagaagaacCATTATATTAACACCGAACCGTAATGACATCTATAATATTTTAAGAAGACAATGTTGTTCATTTTCTTGTTCCATGGTGGACTGCTTTTTAACGGGCCCCCTTTCTGGGCCGCCCccgtttttttaaatgatttaccGGAACCGCATCCTGCTATACTGACGGCATCGTCCCATTAAAgtccttaaacatgttaaaagccaGTGTGCATATTCTTACGTCATAATCCCATCTCAGTACTACCTTCGTTGTTATTTGTATTGGGAGTAAAGGATGGCTTTAATTTCTTAACTGTCTTGTGACCAACTACTCGGAGAGACTATTTTTCAGTGTCGCTATCTGGAATGCAGTCGGAGGCTCGTGCCGCACTGTTCGACAACTTTTGAAATCCAAATCTTCGGAGAATTGTGCATCTTCATTACACAGGAGGGATAGACACAAGGCCATTTAAGGTTTGAATGTTCATTAAAACCGTTTCCTTCTGCATTTTCTGTGTCATCGCTGTTTTCGTAATGCTTAAAAATATGTTCCATTCCACTTTTAGAAAAGGGAAAATTACTTACGTTGTGTTTTTACAAATCATAGGTTTGCTGGCAAGTGgcaaacatgaaaaaaagaaggatgACGTAAACGTGAATTTCTGATGCCATATCATGAATAAGACtaaagattttatacaacgcaaTTCTGCCGATTTAGAAAGGGGTTTTAGAAGTGCCTGAAAGCAATGCCTTTTCATTTATCTCAAAGTACCTTGTAATAATCATAAGAAGTAACCCAGGAGCCGTTTAATGAAAGTTGTCATTACTGAAAAAATgactttctccgacagttactacagttactatagtaacagtcagaggctattgaatttcagccaatcaaaactaaggatttcagtagattgtcagcactgacaatttagccGGTGTTGACACCTGTCATTTCATTTCCTTCACAGTTTGGAAGATGAAGTCTTGTTTTATATGGTGCAGACTGAGCAGCCAATCTTCATAGAATCGTGATTGAAACATTTTATTTGGCAAAGATTTCGGaatgtaattattgtaatttattCCACAGTAGCTGATGATCTACTACCAGTTCAGATTAAAGGCGACACTGACACTCTGAATAAACGACTAATGTTATTTAatgtaattgtcattttttcacaGTGGCTGATGGCCTAACCACTACTGGTGCAGCCTCGATGAATAAATcatctattttcattttgtttcatctttGATGCCGTCCTTCGACACCATGCCGCTTCAAAATATAAAGGTGGAACCGATGAAAGCGACGTCGACCACTGAGAAAACCGCAATACCCTCCATCGACCAGGAGATGATCGCCATGAAACGGAAGGGGGATCCAAGGTCGTACAACGACCGGATGTCTTGGCTCGCCGTTTTTTACAAGTTAATTCCCGACGGGATAGGAGTGGCTGGTTTACGCTACGCCTTCAATCCACGGGAGATCAGAATAAGAAGGTCAGTAGGCCTGAATGCTCCGAAATAAAACTGGATGTATTTGCAACAATGATCaattcaagattattattgtACCTAATGACAATagatataaattgtgatttatcatattcatgataACGGATTAACAAATTAGATTAGGGTCTACCTAGAATCAATTCATATAAGACAATATCGTTGTACCCATTTTGAAGGTCAGTTGTCTCATTGGCCCCAAAGAAACTTGATATTGGATGGATTCTCGACATTCAATTCCAGTTGAACATAGTCCTTCAAAAAATTACACAATTTGCTATTCATCACAACCGTGTCAACGATTTTTCTAACAAAAGTGCCTAGACATTAAACAGTATTTTAGCGAAATGTTTGTACAGCAAGGGTGTTTAAGTCATTTTTTGTCGAACAGCTATAAGACGGCCAATCGGTGCAGGTTGGTTTGAGACTTGCCTGTATATTCATATCTGACTAAGATATGTCATCTATGGAGGacctattttgataaataacagACACACTTTCTCTCACGTACCCTCTCAAACGATCAACCATTTTTAAAATCCTCACACAAGCCAATGTTTCTATATAGGACCTATACAGTGCACATTTACGTGTCATGGAGaaagtgtgggtgtgtgtatgttttgGAGCGGGTGTAAGTCATGTAAATTACTCGATTAGGGTATGCGAGCTTATGtgagtaaaataataataatatagagtatttctaaagcgccaAATGCACATTAATAATGTGCTCAAGGCACTGAAATATACttggtatattatttattaccccggctgtagctgagcggcCATGTAGGCGCTGAACATGTAATttaagcattcaaggaataactCCTACCGggaacccattcacctcacctgggtcaagtgcagcacaatgtggataaattccttgccgaaggaaattacgccatggctgggattcgaacccacgaccctctgtttcaaagtccggagactaatctattgggccacaacgctccacaaaatGATGTGTTTGTGTGCTGGGGAGGGGGGGACCTGCGTGGGGAAATGACGAGAAAAACGCGTCCTAGCTCATTGTACTTCGTCACTTGAATACACCACtggactggaatactccccagggagtggaggatgtgcacacattgtgtgcgggaatgactgattgaatccgatggccggggtaataatatatatcTGTTAAGACACGTCGTTCCGGTATATTCAGCGCTATCAAAAAgcgaattattattattattatcactaaaCGATTCGCAGTCCAATATTCAACCCGTCAAACTGTGAAACCATTactttatttatctatttatctatctatttatttatatatttatttatattttatttattcattcgttcatttatttatttttaccagGGTGACTCTGTCAGTGGGTCAAACACTGCTACACTTAGAAGAAGATGTATATGAATCAGTCATCTATAGTTCAGGAGAGTGGAGCCAGCAACCACATGGTTAATTAGAATCCGTTTTTTGTAATTCGATATTTACAGATCAATGTGGCTTCTTCTCGTGCTCATCGCTTTCTGTTTCACCAGCTACCAGATCGTAGATAGGATCTTGTATTTTGCATCCCATCCGAAGGACGTTGACATCAACATCGAGTACAGACATGAGGTTCCTTTTCCTTCCGTCGCTATCTGCAACATCAACATATtcaggtaggcctatataggaAGACGCCTGGACACTCCTTAGGTAAATAGAATGCATATCTGTAAGGACACTCCAATGTAGCTATCACTTAGAAACTGAAGGAGAGTCCATATTTAGGCCTCGCTTATACTGAAACCAGGCAATAGATTTGTCACCGGATATAACTGCTAAAAATTGTACCTTTCATGGACACCCTCACTTGAGCGAAATTTCCACAGTTCTTAATCTTTCATGGTGGCATTTCCGTTAGTCATTGCGTCGTTGTGATGTACATTTTCAGAGATTGGTTAAGATGTCTTGGATTAATCTGATTCTGGAATTTATTTGAATCCTATTTTACGATTTCTTTCCTTTGTGACACGGTGACTAAATGATCAGGAGAGGGGCAGTCAATGGAACAGTCTTTGAGGACTTTCTAGCCGATCTGTTCTTCAACGGTACATCTGTAAACATGACAAAATACCGAGATGAGTTAGAGCAGTACGAAATGACTGAGACGTTTCGAGAAATGGGGCATGACGTCGAAATGACAATAAAAGAGTATGTATAACATTGGCCTACTTTAGTAGATAGTTTCGTCGGAGTGCTATGATCAGACAAAGAGACAAAGAGAGATAAAGACACGATAGATTGAGCCACTTTTTTACCCCTCTTAGGTTTTGTCTGACGGTAATGTTCAATCGCCATCTATGGTCGCCACTATTTGGATGCATCCGACGTATCAAATAGTTCCCTCCCATGCAcctcccactctctctctcaaacacacacacaccctcacgcacacattctttcaaaaaatgtatttaaaaaatacaattttgttggTATCTCTTACTGTGTATTTTTTACGGTTAATAAATGGTTAGTaaatacatttcattgttttaaatctaaatcaCGTAAGAAGATATTCAAACGCATTTTCCCACCAGTCCTTCTCCTTTTCATGTCTAGTTTTTACTGGAGCGGCTTGGAATTGTCCCTCGACAATTTTACCATGAGAAACACGGAAGCGGGTGTGTGCATCGTTTTCAACGATATTGACAATGGATTCCCACAGTTGATGGCCAGCGGTAACGGTACGTTAGTAAAAGTCATGTCTCGTATTGCTGATTAGTTTTTAATCGAGAGAGCTACTGAGCATAATTATAGTACGCCAAAGTTACTTGGTTTACGGGAAACCGAGATCGAAGACGGGGACCTatattacactgcaaaaacgccggtgttaatttaacaccagcctggtatcaATATcagtccacaccagagaggtgttgaacCAACACCAGTTCAGAGTAAGGCCGACACCAATTTGGCAATGAAGCAACACCAATTAGAACAGGTGTTGTTTCGACGCTTCCATtataatatcatgaatatgtagacaccgggctggtgttaaatcaacaccattGTTTTACGCACGCTTGCGCTTTGATCCCCAGTCTTCATATTCCAAAACATAAGGCTATTTTGGAAAACGAATACGGAAGACTGGTGATCAAATACAAACTGAGTGCGCATACATAATATAGATCACCGGTCTTCATGTTCCAAAACTCGGCGATACTCCACATTATGTTACACTGTTCTTTGGTGCGTATCATTTTGTCAGACAAGTCAGaactgattctgattggctgagatgcACTATTACTATAGTAATAGTCGGATAAAACGTGCGACAagccctttcatgaaacgccctgGTCTTAATAGAGACAATTATTTACAgatcatttacaaaaccgtattgccctagaatttatgaatatcaggaaatgatttgtattttcctcggtctttCATCACGTACTGACTTTGCATGGAGAGACGGCGAAAAATACACCTTTGTATTTTcactggtctcacatccgggcatctGAGGATGCATAATTATATAGAAAGAGATACGCGTCGTGATGCGCGCAGCACAATATACGTATGTCAATCAAGATCAATACTGCAACATttcaaaccgggggggggggggggtcactctcAAAATGACCTGCTACGCACCCGCGTCCAGAAATAGTGTAGAAAAGGGTCCCGTTTCAGGCACTTGGGTGGCGTCGACGTCTTTGGCAAAAAGGGTTGCATTTCAGGACCATTCTCTGGTAAATCACCGTTCAGGGtatccttttctctctctcttcacgcCATTTCGGGTTACTAATTTGGTCATGAAGATTACgcccagggtgaccagatttcacaaaatgaaatacgggacaatcgacaaaaaagatcaacaaagaaggctacacagtgttacacccagtggcgtaccgtgagtcacggcatggggggggggcaccagcaaaaattttgattcacctagtgagcgcgcgaagcgcactcagttgctaggtatactgacctatagagacattttaaggacagtgtcattaaacgaatatgtatgttactgatcacataatgcgagcgcgaagcgcgagctgaaatttttgtatatattgaccccaaacggacATTTTAATGACTATATTGtaggaatctattaagagtatacatatctcaccatagtaatctaatgcgagtaccaagcgcttgctgattttttttagaattatatgcatccaaacacataaagcacctgtagtcattgtaatcatgattaaaatgcacttctcactaatcaaacattgcgagcgagaagcgcgagttaaaaattaggaaattcacacctgaagaggggcattctaaggcttgtttgtaggaattcacgtagaccatgcgtatttcactaaccaaatgatgcgagcgcaagctgaaattttttatattcagatcagaaaaagggacattttagagactgattttaggaattcatgaagagcggACATATCTCattaatccactaatgcgaacgtaagcgcggacgtgaaatgtttgatattaagacattaaaatgatatgtcactgcataaaacaatactaattcgaagtgcgaggaaatatatttggtgtatattgacttgaaaacggggtGTTTTagacaacaggattatatatctcgttaaacagacaatgcgagcatcaggcacaatgaagacataggccctgagcaaattatgtttcataaagttatgatatcttttttatttttatgtataatataacataattataatataatataacataattaacaataatttttccttcccactacgtttctcactttctccctctttttctcttttcccccgtttttttttggccagccgattggggggcacgtgcccccccatgccccccgtagttacgccactggttacacctgtgaaaaattataaagaattggaagggtgggtgaacgaaagaatgaaggagagaacgaaaagacgaaagaaaagagatgaattaagaagaaagaaagaaaaaaattaaggggaaaatgaaggaaaaatgaaaaaaatatataaaaaagttagaataaaagaaagaataaaagagcgAAAAATGTTACCgtcgtcattctttgaattgaatgcagaaagaaagaaaaagaaaggaatggaagaagaatacaatgtgtgaaagacaacataaaggagagaaagaaaagaagtaagaaaaatgaggaggaaagaaagaatgaaggaaagaaaaatgtttccttcattctttgaaagaaaaaagcaAACAGAGCAATAagggaggagggaaggaaggaattaagagagggagggagataaagaataagggaaagaattGGAAGGAAAAGTCAAGtgaataatgaaagaaaggaggaaagagagggagaaagaatttaagtgaggagggaatgaaaacacaatggaagaagagaaaaaaataaaagaaaaaggagaggaagggaggggggaggagaaaaaaaagttttaagaaagaaaaaatataaaaagggaaatttgataaagaagacgggtaagaaaaagggggaaagaaagaaaaatgaacagagagagaaaggatcaggaaagacaaataggaaataaagatagatggaacaaaaacgggcaagcaggaaggatagaaggatgaagaaagaaggatagaaaagagagaaagaggaaaaaagttcaaacttcaagcaaaaaaatccaatcatctaacaaaaatcataatgatatttggtgtttttcaaatataattttagaattaaaaataatgttttagaaatgaataaaatttcaaagagattttttttacttaaaaattagatgaaacatcgcggcatcatacacaactagactcaaaacgaaagctgaaacaactagatctagttatgaaaactcaataacttgttcctccgagattacatctccaaatcagtaatctgagaacccataatGTAGTCATACAAATTtaccgccgattttgtgattattttggcatgtttggtggagagaatcttctcagatcctacatgcctagctagtagcctgccacacaatggcaggaggccagttagtttacgatgtattgggttagcaagaaaatcaccgtaGAACTTGCAAATCGATTTTATTGttatctctgcttcgtcatctcttgtttattttgatgaaaattcgtcacttttaaatacattttgttcaatattccgaaatacgggacaaataggcgtcccgggaagggtttgtcgggacgccgggacaaagaagcaaaatacgggacaatcccgggaaatacgggacgtctggtcaccctgattacGCCATTAAGAGTTCCATATATGAATAGAACTAATCCATTTCCCGCCATTTAGGGTTGCAAATTTGAGAAGATTCGGGAGCAGACCTAAGCCATAAACACAATGAAGGGCGTGATATTAAGGGATACAAAGTAATCCTCGCACACGCCGGCCAGCACATTAATTATATTACTTATGACAGAATACCCCCGTACAGCATAGTCTCTGGTCTTACACGGCTCTATACTAGGCAGCACGCCTAGGGTTTAGGCCTATAGTCTACCCGGTAGTCTACCCTTTTGTTTGATTCATACCGGGGATTcctatattgatttttttttttattgtcaattaaaaaaagaagaagaagaagatacaGGTTTAATTAATGTAGGTATTTCATAACAGATTAACTGGTATGGATTCCATTTAtcaagttttgatgaaattggtAAAACGAATCGTAAGTGATGCATCAGTCATTCAATATAGGCAAGCAACATTTTTCACTTGCATTCATTAATTAAGGCTAAAAGATGGCTATTCAAAGTGGCTAAAAGAGACGTGCCATTGAAAGCAAATTGTGCTGGCCTTATACTGGCAATAACTTTAAAGTATTGCCGGGAATTTATACATGTTGTATGTAACATCAATTAAACATCAGTAATCagtatggtatcaaattaatcaatttCGATATGTTTACGCCACTTAGGATATCGAATTAGGGGCTTTTCCCTCTTAACGCCACTTAGGGTGGCTTTTCTCATAGGTTACGCCATTTAGGGTTGCAAATTTAGTTAATGTAGTTACGCCGTTTAGGGTGCATTTCTGAGGTTGTCGGACACGGGTGGGTAGCAGTCCATGGGAAGAGTGACCCCCGGGATTTCAAATACGTCACAAAGCATAGAAGCATAGTCTgatcaacataaaaaaaaatgagtcacATTCTTCAAGGGAtaaatatctaaattttcaagattttgctatagatgtctgatttgaaaaataattaaaaatattgactggctcttctttcgggaaacatcaaaattatattgcccttaaaagaaccatattgccagcgtctaaagactcgggcttATATGATTCTATTGCGGCAATATACTTTGTGTCCCCCCAAGgtcagtcaatattatataattattgttgttaataataataatgataataataataataataaagggtatttatattgcgcacatatccaccctgttaggtgctcaaggcgctcctatatattacccggctaagctaggcgttcttAGCgaacacagctttttaaggaattatttcctaccggtacccatttacctcacctgggttgagtacagCACATTATgtatcagtttcttgctgaagtaaattacgccatggctgggatttgaacccacgaccctctgtttcaagtccgaagactaatccactgggccacaacgctgtTAAATAGTTGGcacaaaccccccccccccacaaagtTAGGGAACTGTCGAGTCCGTTATGCCAGCTACGCAGAAGGCGCGCGTCTGAATATCTAAATGACACACCGAGTCTGCCGGCAAGACAGTTTTTAGCCCGTTTTCACATGGCCGTTTTATTCTTTATTCCCTAGGACCAAGAAACGGTTTGTATCTGAAGTTGAAAGCCTCTCAGGATGACTACTACTTTCATCCCTTTCAAATGATTACCGCTGGATTTCAGGTCCTACTCTACGACTACGGCACTGAACCTGTGATTGAGAGGGGTTCTTTCGGCATCGCCGTTGGGATGGAAACACATGTTGCAGTCGATATTACAGAAGTGAGACATTTTACACAATTATATTGGAAAGTTTCATTCTAACTTAAAAAGCCAAAGGCAGTTGCCCAGCTCAACGAATCAATGAATAGCATATTTGAAAATCTGATGATGGGCAAACGTTTTCAGTCACAGTTTTAACCGGTAATATTCCAAAGTCACAAGATAGTGTTGCATAAAAATAGGAGTAGGAATGGGTCATTGTGTCAATTATTTGC
It contains:
- the LOC121425448 gene encoding acid-sensing ion channel 1-like isoform X1, whose product is MPSFDTMPLQNIKVEPMKATSTTEKTAIPSIDQEMIAMKRKGDPRSYNDRMSWLAVFYKLIPDGIGVAGLRYAFNPREIRIRRSMWLLLVLIAFCFTSYQIVDRILYFASHPKDVDINIEYRHEVPFPSVAICNINIFRRGAVNGTVFEDFLADLFFNGTSVNMTKYRDELEQYEMTETFREMGHDVEMTIKDFYWSGLELSLDNFTMRNTEAGVCIVFNDIDNGFPQLMASGNGPRNGLYLKLKASQDDYYFHPFQMITAGFQVLLYDYGTEPVIERGSFGIAVGMETHVAVDITEYYNLPRPHGLCENKTLKYFDTYGYSECALECASEFILERCNCNILSMNTPARECNAYEFFNCINPSFGDYVKERYEASCHCPVPCFIREYSSSVSILTSPSQHWSTYSAPQFGVSPEYFRNNICSLVIFMKDLSVETISQQIKYPFFSLLCDIGGSLGLWLGGSILTVFEVFDLFSMSTYVYSKMNHRR
- the LOC121425448 gene encoding acid-sensing ion channel 1-like isoform X2, with the protein product MPSFDTMPLQNIKVEPMKATSTTEKTAIPSIDQEMIAMKRKGDPRSYNDRMSWLAVFYKLIPDGIGVAGLRYAFNPREIRIRRSMWLLLVLIAFCFTSYQIVDRILYFASHPKDVDINIEYRHEVPFPSVAICNINIFRRGAVNGTVFEDFLADLFFNGTSVNMTKYRDELEQYEMTETFREMGHDVEMTIKDFYWSGLELSLDNFTMRNTEAGVCIVFNDIDNGFPQLMASGNGPRNGLYLKLKASQDDYYFHPFQMITAGFQVLLYDYGTEPVIERGSFGIAVGMETHVAVDITEYYNLPRPHGLCENKTLKYFDTYGYSECALECASEFILERCNCNILSMNTPARECNAYEFFNCINPSFGDYVKERYEASCHCPVPCFIREYSSSVSILTSPSQHWSTYSAPQFGVSPEYFR